The Lacerta agilis isolate rLacAgi1 chromosome 14, rLacAgi1.pri, whole genome shotgun sequence sequence GTGGGCCTAATTGAGCCCAGCAGGCCTCATATGACTCATGAGTCCGTTTCTGCTGAGTCATGACCATCTGTCCTATGTCAGGTGTAAATATGTAGTAATGCAGGGTTTACAGGCACCGCACgccagctgatctgtgcttttGCAAAAGCTGGTCATCAGCTGATCATCAGCACTGCCTAGCTGTGTGCCTTCAAAGCACATTTACAGGCACTCTTTGGTGTCAAACcatacctgcaaaaaaaaatttctctTCATTTGCAAGTGCAGCCTGACTGCAATCCTCCCCTGTAAAGAAACTTCAAAGGGCGTTCTATGAAGACTGTACTGTCAGCCTCAAACAGCTGATTGGTGCTAACACCATGCCTTCAAAGGAGCTCACTCTCAGTACCCATCAACTTATTGGCGCTGAGAGTGAGCCTTTTCCAAGTGGTTACCTGATgtcatgacatcaggtgattgacaggtgggcacccACTAGTTAAAAAATTGACCAGCAGGGGTTTGGGGAGATAAGGGACCCAGCTGGATCCACCTCATTTTTGACCTAGttgatttgaatttttaaaataacatgttTAGTTTATGGATACTCTTTTGGTTTAGGGATTTTGTGAGAGGCTGGGAGCCTTATTGCTGTTTCACGTCTGCTTTGATTTCTGGTTGTGCTATTTTGTTGGTTTGTACTGGTGTGTGATAATGTACTGTCGGCCTCTCTGTGGTCCCTCTGCGAGAAAAGGGCAGGAAACAAATACAATCTGCCACGTTAATACTTTACATTATTTCATTTAACACTCTTAGAACAATTTATTGTTAATGCCCCTCAAAAACCAACATTTGCGATCTTGAaatttcagacttttttttttaatggttaaatttgcattttctttttacagGGAACATGGTGTCTAGTGCTACCTGTACCACCATATAAGCTCTCAATATTGTTGTGTTTCTTTAcatcaggtgtgaggaacctctggACCTTCATATcttgctgagctacagctcccatcacctctgaccattggccgtgcttgctgggtctgatgggagttgtagtccatcagcatcagggagggagggcaaaTATTTTTTTACCACTGCTTTTACCCCTGAGGAgtgggagaaaggggaaggcTGTGGTGTTGCAGACATTTAGGAAACGTactatgtgtatatgtgtattctCAGGGACATCTTAATCTTCAGATTGTACTTCAGTGATAGAGCCTCAGCCATAGGAACCAActtctaggggccgaggtccctttggccATTCCCAAATAAATTATTTGAGGGCTCCctcagttgatgggcattgccattcaaataccaagaacaaacttagttggtctctaaggtgctactggaagggattttttttattttttattttgttttgactatggcagaccaacacctgtaactggagccattcaaatggtgtgtgatcaattatgtgggatggggcttacctgggcccccaaatatgttattcaagttggcacccctggctctgcctcacatgcagaaggtaccaggtttgctccctggtgtctccaggtaagCCTGGGAAAAGCTCCTCCCTGACAcccgaagagctgctgccaatcagactagagaatactgagctagaagggccAATGGTTagactccgtataaggcagctccctgctTTCTTGAAACAAATCCCTGGGCTGCCATTTCCTTTATTGTCTGGGCTGGGACTCTTGGTTTTGTGGGGCTAAGCAAGAAAGGGTAAAAGGGGTGAGGGTTATAAGGACTCACCTATGGCACCTGCAATGATATGGCACCTGCAatgattttattttctgcttgcaTTTCTCTGGAATCCGTAGTTCTGGGCTTAATCTCTCTGTTCCCTTTGTTGCCAGGTCTATGGGGGTGACCATCTGGGAGCTTTTTGAGTTTGGCTCCCAGCCTTACCGCCACCTCTCTGACGAGGAAGTGCTGACCTTTGTCGTCAAGGAGCAGCAGATGAAACTGGCCAAGCCACGCCTTAAGCTTCCTTACTCTGACTATTGGTGAGTTGATTCCCCTGTTCTccctcctggaaaaaaaaaagtatttgttgtCCAGGACTCTCCTCCAAAGAAAGCAAGGCCCACCAACTGGGATATCTTCTTCCTGAGTCTCCTCCATCCTTGACATCTGTTTGGTGCCTCCTGAGCAGCTAGTGACTTGGGGGTGGCTGCTGCCCTGTGCATTAAGATTGTTCTTGTCCTCCTAACGTTCTTTCATTCTTCCCTCTCTGTGTTCCTCCAACTATTCCTCCGCCTGCCTGCCCATTTCCCTCCCTGCACTGTCATTCTGCCAGGTCTCCCTCTGATTGTGATGTACCTTTTCCTTGCCTGCTCTTCCCAGACCCCTCCAGCTGCACCGGTGGTCTGTGAATCAAGTTCCCTCCTTCCAGATTTGTATTTTCAGACCATTCTTCTGGCAGCTGTTCCAGTTGGTTGTCTGTTTTTTTGGGTTGTGGATCTCCTTTTGGATGTTGTTCATATCCGTATAAGGACATATCTACACCACGGGCTTATTTGTAACTTTTATTCAATATTAAGCAAAGTTTTATATAGTGAAGAGATAGAGAGTCCCCACCATCCCAACCACAAGACGTTTGCTCGTGTGTAGGGATGgtgggagaaattagattcagttcacatttgaaggtgaATCTATCGTGAACTGAAACGCAGGCGTCTTTTGAAGTTTGAAATTTTgcgatgcaattctccagccaaactATGTTTTATAAGATGCACATATTAAGAAAAGCTGTGCCTAAAAATGAATGTAATCATGAAAATAAGGCACAAAAATACATCATAACGGGGGGGGGCGGTTggcgaaaatgtgtatattaggcataAATTGCATATGAAACATgagtgtattaggagaaatttgcaccaaaatgctgatgaatgtttgcgaggattaaaaaaaatcaaaaaaatcaagTGATGCGGAAGTGGGGAAAActgaaggctggaaaaatgagaaattccAACTGCTGCCTTTTTGTGTCTGCTTGTTCTTCTGACTGTGTCTGCTAAGGCTTCCAATTGGCTTTCTGACTGTTCTCCGCAACTCTGCCCCACAACCCATCTCCTGACAGTTTCCCCACATATCACTGCCCATTCTAGTACTCATGCCCCCTTTAGCTTCTGCCTCTTTTTTCTGTCTCCAACTCTATTCACAGTGCCTGCGACCATCTTTTCTGCAActctattactattatttttttaaaatgttcccatTCCCTATCCCCACCCACAACTGTTCTCTCaggctatctcccccccccacacaactgtttcccccctcctgctcctATTTCTGCCTGTTTTTCCGACTGTTCCTCTATCCTTCCTCCGTCCCTGCCCCACTGCAGGTATGAGGTCATGCAGTCCTGCTGGCTCCCGGCTTCCCATCGCCCAACCATGGAAGAGCTGCACTTGCAGGTGAGCTACCTGTTGAACGAGCGCTCCAACGCTCAGGCGGAGGAGAGCTTCGAGTGGCGCTGGAGCGCCCTGAAACCCAAGCGCTCCTCTTCACCGCCCCcggcctcctcttcttcctcggcaTGCCACCGCCGCCCCTCGGGAGAGATCTCGGCCTACCCGTTGCTGGACGGGTTCCACGGCGGCGACATGGACGACATCCTGACGGTGACAGAGAGCAGTGGGGGGCTGAACTTTGAGTACATGTGGGAGAAGGCCCGCCTGGGGCGGTGGAAGGGCCCTGCCTCGGCACCGCCCGACTACCCCTCCAGCAACGGTGGGCTGGCTGTGCCGGGCAGCAATCCTTTCTATGAACAGGCAACGCAGCGTGGGCACAGCCTGGAGACACCCAGCGTCGTGCCCGTCATCAGTGCCCGCAGCCCCTCGGTCAGTAGCGAGTATTACATCCGCCTGGAGGACCATGGGAGCTGCGAGGAGCCCGTCTGCGCCCCCAGCCCTGGatccccaccccaacctctctttcCTTCGGATTGGGACTCCCACGGCGCCCCCTACCGGCCGCAGGAGCAGCCCAGCACCAATCCCTTCTTGGCCGGGGGCGGAGGGGACAGCAACCCCTTCCGCGTTGACGGCGAGATCCAGGAGACGTCTCTGACCGAGACCCCGACGTCGGGGGGAGAGGCGTTCCTAGCAGAGTCCCTGCTCACAGTATACCGCGAGCTGGAGGACCAGCATCGCAGCTGGGATGCTGAGATGGAGGAAAGAGGGGCAGGGGAGACACTGGCCGGGGACCCCTCGGAGTTCCAGGGTTCGCCCTCGTGGGAACAGGAGCCATCGCTGATGGAGGACCAGAGCTCTGGCAGCAGCACCGACGGGGGCGGGAGTAGTATCGGGGGCGGGCGCCACAACCTCCTGCCGTGCCCGCTGTGCACCCGGGCACGTTGCACATGCGCCATCCCTCGGGGGGACATGGTAAGCGGCTGGAGCAACCACGGGCCGCCCCTGCGGCGCCCTTACCGCGACAGCTATGGCACGGAGGACGACTCCTCGCTAAAAGTGGAGCGGGGCTCCCTTTCTGACTGTCCAATGCTGCCCCCTAGGGACTgcgatggggatggcggggaGCGCAGACAATTCTATGACCCGCTGATGGGCACGGCGGTGAAGACTTATGAGCTCCAAGACTACCCGAAGCAGAGAGGCGGGGGGAGCGTTCGCCCACCTGGGTCGCCCTTCCCGGCCCTGCCCTCTGGCTGCTGCAATGTGATTGTTCCGGTGGAGATACCACCATTGTCCACACTAGCCGAAAGCAATGACGAGGAGACCATCGCGATCCTCCCGGAAGTCATCGATGGATTCTCCACTGGCCCAGTGACCTTAAGCCTCTCCCCTGCGGTACCAGATCGGCAACGGGGAACCCTAGACTCAGTGGATTCCTTGGACATTCCTTCCAACACCAGCTCCTCGGACGTCTGCAGCCCAGCATCCCACTACTCCTCTCCGGGGCAAAAGTTTGGCGACAGCGGCTACGAAACGGAGAGCACTTTCTCACCCGAGTTCATCTTCAAAGAGGAACCGCCACCGCCACCttctggagaagaggaagaaacagaGGCAGAAGAAGATTCCGGCAAACTCCCGACAGTGTCCATTTCTCAGTCCACTAGTGATCTTACCTTGTCAGTAAGTGAAGAAGGGGCGGAGCTAGAGGAGGAAATAGGGAGGAGCCTGGGGCTAGCAACACCTCACCGGGACTCAGCCTACTTCTCTGACGGGGAGGGAGAACCGGCTGAGGCACCAGCTGCTGCTGGGCCTGAGCGCAGGAAGCCCACAGAGAAGGTGACAGTAGACAGAGGCTTTGTGGTCCAAGTGTGCAAGGAGCAGCTGTTGGTCACACTGCAAGAGAACGTCACACGCAACCTACTCTGTAGTCAGAGTAGGCTGCCGACTCTGAGGCTTTCTCCAGCGGCTCCCTTGAAGGAGCAGGCTGTTGTCCGGCTGTGGACCTTAGAgccagaggaggggaaggagacgGAGGAGGAAGAGGTCAAGAAAAGCCACAATGGAGATGCTACGGACTCCCAGTGGCCAGAAGGTGTGGAAGataaagtggaggaggaggaggaggaggaggagaagcaagaagagggaagaggagatTCTGAAAAGATGCCgtcagagctggaggaggaggaggagaaaaggaaagaaggggagaTGCCAAGCCAGATGGAGATCCAAAGTGTAGCAGTGCCCATCGTGGTCGAAACACGGGATGCTGCCCAGGAAGACAGATATGTAGCAGCTGAGCAGCCCAAAAAGGATCAGGAACCTGGCGTCCCTGCAAACCAAGCCAGTGAGGATATCAAAGGTGAGGGTTCCATCTGTGATTGGTGTGGAAGTAAGAACAAAGGGTTGGGATGTTCATAGAACAAACAGGGGAAGGAGAAGCCAGCTGGGAGATGGTGGCTTAACCTATAGTCTAATTGCTGATTGGCAGTTACACTGAGTGTCTTCAACCCCATCAGCCGATCGGTGGCACTTGCAAAGCCCTGTTGTGCCTTTGTACAcgccaacaatcagctgatccATGGGCCCTTGCAAGTGGTGCCCACAAGCACTGCCTTGCTATGTCTTTCCCTGCCCCACTCCTGGCACCATACTCCTTCTCAGGAGTagagcaggtgggtgtggcttaacAAAAAATGTCCCCATTGGCCAAATGGGAACTAATTAGACACACAGGTCAGGTTGTGTGTTATTTTGGATGCTAAGGGTATCTTTATGTGCAAAAACAATCAGTATCATAAGGTATTCATATAAATCTGTGGTGTGGCTGCATTTGGGAATGCATTTGTGTACAGTATGGGAATGCTGACAATGAGAATACtaatagtaacaataacaacaacaactttatttataccccacccatctggctgggtttccccagctgctctgagcagcttctagcaaaatataaaaacataaaacattaaacatgaaaaagtcctgatacagggttgccctcagatgtcttctaaaagtcgtgtaattctttatctccctgacatctgatgggagggcattacacagggagggtgccactgctgagaaggccctctgcctggatagATACGTTTGGGTAGAAATTCTAGGGATGTGTTCTTAATGAAGTAaccctctctttctgtctctctcatcCAAATCCTTCCATCCTCACCTTGCTTCCATATACCATTTGCTCTTCTTGACTTCTGAATCTTGGCTCTTTGACCCAATCACTCCTCCCACCTCCTGGCCACCCTTCCATTTTGATGTCCGGCTCTTCCCTCCAGCTAAGCTCTCCCGCTTATCTCTGTCGCTTCCCCCTCTGGCCTTGCAGACGTTCCCCCCGCTTGGCGGGGGAAGGAAAGGGCCATTCTGGGAAGGAGCGGCTTTTGGGGAGGGTCCAGcgctgggagggagagaggctgcCATAGCGGCAGAGGATGAGGAGGAAGATGatgctgaagaggaagaggaaggaggcctGGCTGGAGGCGGAGGGCGGGGTGTCCCCATTGTGGTGAGCGAAAGTGATGACGCCCGTAACTTGCGTGGCCTTCTCAAGTCACCACGCTCAGCTGAGGAGGCGGCGGCTGAGCTCGACCGTAAGCGGAAGATGGTCTCCTTCTTTGACGATGTCACCGTTTACCTCTTTGATCAGGTGAGCTGTCAGGAGCACCGAGGTTGATGGTGTGAAAGTTTGGCCACAGTGAGGTGAGAAGGGCTTCTTTCAGGTCCAAGCCAGTTCCCTACTCTGTCCTCCTCCCCTCAGCCATCTTGACTTTACTTCCCTCTTTCTGTTACCACTCCTATTTTGGGGCCTGTCTTTTTACTAAGCACTCCACACTTAAGCTCCCTTGTCTACCCACAGAGCATTGGACCTGGTTTAATCCAAGCCATATTGACACTTTCCCTCACACAAACTGTTAGCCAACATTCCGTAGGCATCAGATTCCTAAATAGTTCAGCGAGTTTGTGAATATTCGGTGATATCGAGCAATTGCTGAAAATATATTATGCACAGGTAGCAGGCAGCAGCCCATATTTAATTGTGGTAAGAATGTCAGAAACAAATTGAAAGTGGGAGGAGCCAGAAGTGACAGGATTGCAGTTCTACCACAATCTCTTGTCTTCTTCTGTATGCAGGAGACACCAACCAATGAGCTGAGTTCCCAGGGAGCTCCAGATggtgattccccctcccctggtTCAATGGCAGAACCAGGACTTGATGCCTTCCCTTCTGCTGATGGCTTCAGTGAGTATTGGGGTCAAGGAGGAGAGAGTAAGTGGGAAATAGTCGCCACCCCATCAGGAATCTGAAATGCAGAATGAGCCAGTCCAGATGTATAGCCAAAGAAACAGTAACCTGGTCACTTCAGTCAGTGTTTGGTGTGAAAATATGAAATGAGTTTCAGGAAAATGTCCTGGCTTCCATTGGAAAGTGGCTTCTAAGTGCGGGGGTGAGGGGTAGGTTGTGACTGGGGCATGGTCCAAAACTGACTAGTTCCAGTTCTAAAGCAAGGCCAGGATTTGAGGCATGAAGCTGAGCTCAAGAGGATGCTGGTGGAGATCAAAAGGGCCAGAACAGGGGTAGCTGGTGCAGAGGCCTTCAGAGgtggttggactcccaactcccaccaaccccagccaacatggccgatGGTCGAGGTTGGTGAGAGCCGTACTTCAacagcatgtggagggcaccacactggctgtccaaCTGTGTTGTTGGGCACGCTAGTCTGCCATTGGCGGGCCGAGGGCAAGGAGGTACAGCAGAGGCAAtttggctgaaggcaggctggggcCATCTTGTTATTTCGTTAATGTACTTCAGCGTtgtggaatctgtggccttccagacttTAACTCTTTTCATTGGCCAtgagggctggggctgatgggaattggagcctaACCCCCACATGTAGTGGGGGTTCCTCATCCTTGATGCATTTATTGTGGCATATTAGCAGCCATGTTTAGTTTTTGAATTAAGGTTTTAACAACAGCACCAAAACCACTTTgttgtcctttttaaaaataataataatcaagcgatatataaattttctgaaataaataaacaaaaagaaaagagaaggattataattaaaataaaaacctacaGGATTGTGGGCTGTGGCTTTCCTCTCCCAGCCATTTCATTAGGACGTAAGTTCAACTAATGGGCTAGTATAGATTCCACCAAGTGTTTTGTAAGCAGGTGTTACCATACAGTGCAactgccttgaatgatggtggaCTTCCCTTTTTTTAGAGGCTTTTAGGCAGAAGCTGGATCAGGATGGTTGCAAAGGAGTAGTAcagttgtgggtttcccacattGGCAGGGGGTAAAGCTAGATGGCCTTTGAGGTGCCCACCAGCTTTAGGATTCTGTTCTCTTTCCACAACCTTAAAAGTAAGCCAGCTTCAAATGTATGAGCAAAGTGTGTGCTTCCTGTACTAATTCTGATCCAGTGCAATTTGGCTAACAGATCTTTGGGAAATATTGCCAGGGTGTGTTttgtgttgaatttttttttaaattgaatccCTGAATAGTTTATTTCTGCTTGAAAGCAGTCTAAAATTGTCACACTCAAAAAGGCAGATGGTAGCACAGAGCCTTCTTGGTTATTAAAAATGGATTCAGGGCAGCTTTGTGCCGTAACACAAATGAAGTGAAGACAGAGGATGTGCAAGCgattccatttatttttattttaggacATTTCTACTCTGCTTTCTGCGGCCCCACCGCCGCTCCCTTCAAAAGGCCTCCGAGGCAGCTTCAAGACTAAAACACACATGTatatacaaacaaataaaaacgaGGGAAAAAACAAATATAGTACATGAATCATCTCATTGAAATAGCAGAACAGGAACTTAGCAGACTGCCTTAAACCGAGTAaggcctttggtccatctagctcagtattgccctcactgactggcagcagctctccagggtttcaggcatttCCCAGCACTGCTT is a genomic window containing:
- the LMTK3 gene encoding serine/threonine-protein kinase LMTK3; its protein translation is MLRQGPFLLLAASMSYFNPEKALAAPSENDGLTQGRAPLAPPYAVVLISCSGLLAFIFLLLTCLCCKRGDVGFKEFENPDGEEYSGEYTPPAEETSSSQSIPDVYILPLSEVSLPTSNQQMPKTDLVKHLGLSRQHLSYLQEIGNGWFGKVILGEIFSDFTPAQVVVKELRVNAGPLEQRKFLSEAQPYRSLQHPNILQCLGLCTETIPFLLIMEFCQLGDLKRYLRAQRKADGMTPDLLTRDLSTLQRMAYEITLGVLHLHKNNYIHSDLALRNCLLTSDLTVRVGDYGLSHNNYKEDYYITPDRLWIPLRWVAPELLDEMHGSLIVVDQTKQSNVWSMGVTIWELFEFGSQPYRHLSDEEVLTFVVKEQQMKLAKPRLKLPYSDYWYEVMQSCWLPASHRPTMEELHLQVSYLLNERSNAQAEESFEWRWSALKPKRSSSPPPASSSSSACHRRPSGEISAYPLLDGFHGGDMDDILTVTESSGGLNFEYMWEKARLGRWKGPASAPPDYPSSNGGLAVPGSNPFYEQATQRGHSLETPSVVPVISARSPSVSSEYYIRLEDHGSCEEPVCAPSPGSPPQPLFPSDWDSHGAPYRPQEQPSTNPFLAGGGGDSNPFRVDGEIQETSLTETPTSGGEAFLAESLLTVYRELEDQHRSWDAEMEERGAGETLAGDPSEFQGSPSWEQEPSLMEDQSSGSSTDGGGSSIGGGRHNLLPCPLCTRARCTCAIPRGDMVSGWSNHGPPLRRPYRDSYGTEDDSSLKVERGSLSDCPMLPPRDCDGDGGERRQFYDPLMGTAVKTYELQDYPKQRGGGSVRPPGSPFPALPSGCCNVIVPVEIPPLSTLAESNDEETIAILPEVIDGFSTGPVTLSLSPAVPDRQRGTLDSVDSLDIPSNTSSSDVCSPASHYSSPGQKFGDSGYETESTFSPEFIFKEEPPPPPSGEEEETEAEEDSGKLPTVSISQSTSDLTLSVSEEGAELEEEIGRSLGLATPHRDSAYFSDGEGEPAEAPAAAGPERRKPTEKVTVDRGFVVQVCKEQLLVTLQENVTRNLLCSQSRLPTLRLSPAAPLKEQAVVRLWTLEPEEGKETEEEEVKKSHNGDATDSQWPEGVEDKVEEEEEEEEKQEEGRGDSEKMPSELEEEEEKRKEGEMPSQMEIQSVAVPIVVETRDAAQEDRYVAAEQPKKDQEPGVPANQASEDIKAKLSRLSLSLPPLALQTFPPLGGGRKGPFWEGAAFGEGPALGGREAAIAAEDEEEDDAEEEEEGGLAGGGGRGVPIVVSESDDARNLRGLLKSPRSAEEAAAELDRKRKMVSFFDDVTVYLFDQETPTNELSSQGAPDGDSPSPGSMAEPGLDAFPSADGFSGSFEWDDDFPLMAQNPSYVSMVPDPNAAKPHPVMSSPVPMAPALLPATKRAESGLVDALRFSRFTVSPALEPHLSSSCDTELGPTADPIEN